From the Clostridiales bacterium FE2011 genome, one window contains:
- a CDS encoding MerR family transcriptional regulator, which yields MYSIQDVSNKTGLSTHTLRYYEKEGLISGVERSQGGFRQYSEEDLERLGLIRCLKNTGMSIQEIARFVKLTHEGDHTLEERVELLREHRERVLERMAEMQEHLDKVTWKLNFFTEKLKAYQAEQKKDKQA from the coding sequence ATGTATTCGATTCAGGATGTAAGCAATAAAACGGGACTTTCAACCCATACCCTGCGGTATTATGAGAAGGAAGGCCTGATCTCCGGCGTGGAACGCAGCCAGGGAGGGTTCCGGCAGTATTCAGAGGAAGACCTGGAACGGCTGGGACTGATTCGGTGCCTGAAGAATACCGGTATGTCCATCCAGGAGATTGCACGCTTTGTTAAGCTGACCCATGAAGGAGATCACACGCTTGAAGAGCGGGTGGAGCTTCTGCGGGAACATCGGGAACGGGTGCTGGAACGGATGGCTGAGATGCAGGAGCACCTGGACAAGGTGACCTGGAAGCTGAACTTCTTCACAGAGAAGCTGAAGGCGTATCAGGCTGAACAGAAAAAAGATAAGCAGGCATAA